In a single window of the Flavobacterium ammoniigenes genome:
- the fabF gene encoding beta-ketoacyl-ACP synthase II has translation MELRRVVVTGLGALTPIGNNIQEYWNGLINGVSGAAPITYFDASKFKTQFACELKNFNVEDFIERKEARKMDRYAQYAVVSSTEAMNDANFDLEKLDKDRAGVIWGSGIGGLETFQIEVLNFAAGDGTPKFNPFFIPKMIGDIACGHISIKYGLRGPNFGTVSACASSTNAIIDAFNYIRLGHADVMVTGGSEAAVTIAGMGGFNAMHALSTRNDDPKTASRPMDKDRDGFVLGEGAGALILEEYEHAKARGAKIYCEIGGGGMSADAYHITAPHPEGLGAKNVMLNCLRDAGLQPTDVDGVNMHGTSTPLGDLAESKAIEQVFGDHAYTMNLNSTKSMTGHLLGAAGAIETISSILSLKYGIIPPTINHFTDDENIDPKLNFTFNKAQKRDVKVLMSNTFGFGGHNACVLVKKLDI, from the coding sequence ATGGAATTACGTCGCGTAGTTGTTACAGGTTTAGGAGCATTGACTCCTATTGGAAATAACATTCAAGAATATTGGAACGGACTAATCAACGGTGTTAGCGGCGCTGCTCCTATCACTTATTTTGATGCTTCAAAATTCAAAACGCAATTTGCTTGCGAATTGAAAAATTTTAATGTTGAGGATTTCATAGAGAGAAAAGAAGCTCGTAAAATGGACCGCTATGCGCAATATGCGGTAGTTTCTTCAACAGAAGCAATGAATGATGCTAATTTTGATTTAGAAAAATTAGACAAGGATCGCGCAGGAGTTATTTGGGGATCTGGAATTGGCGGATTGGAAACATTTCAAATCGAAGTGTTGAATTTTGCCGCTGGTGATGGAACTCCAAAATTCAATCCCTTCTTTATACCAAAAATGATTGGCGATATCGCTTGTGGACACATTTCAATTAAATATGGTTTGAGAGGACCTAACTTTGGAACTGTTTCAGCTTGTGCCTCTTCGACCAATGCAATTATTGATGCTTTCAATTACATTCGTTTGGGCCATGCTGATGTCATGGTAACAGGTGGATCTGAAGCAGCAGTTACCATTGCTGGAATGGGAGGTTTTAATGCAATGCATGCACTTTCAACTCGTAATGATGATCCGAAAACAGCTTCAAGACCAATGGACAAAGACCGTGATGGATTTGTACTTGGAGAAGGCGCTGGAGCATTAATTTTAGAAGAATACGAACATGCTAAAGCACGTGGCGCCAAAATATATTGTGAAATTGGCGGAGGCGGAATGTCAGCTGATGCGTATCACATTACGGCACCACATCCAGAAGGATTAGGAGCTAAAAATGTAATGTTAAACTGTTTAAGAGATGCTGGGTTACAACCAACAGATGTTGACGGAGTTAACATGCATGGAACTTCAACTCCTCTTGGAGATTTAGCAGAGTCGAAAGCCATCGAACAAGTTTTTGGAGATCACGCTTACACGATGAACTTGAATTCAACTAAATCGATGACGGGCCACCTTTTAGGAGCTGCTGGAGCAATTGAAACTATTTCGTCTATTCTTTCATTGAAATACGGAATTATTCCTCCAACCATCAACCATTTCACAGACGATGAAAACATCGATCCAAAATTAAACTTCACTTTTAACAAAGCTCAAAAAAGAGACGTTAAAGTATTGATGAGTAATACTTTTGGCTTTGGTGGACACAATGCCTGTGTATTGGTTAAAAAATTAGATATCTAA
- a CDS encoding septal ring lytic transglycosylase RlpA family protein yields MKKGLILLCIVFVAGLVWSQTPIQSKQKQSIAKDTVKKNKTSLTDIVLAADTIPSKPLQLKAFKKSVIASYYADKFNGRRTTSGKKFSNNGYTAAHKKLAFGTKVKVTNEANGKSVIVEITDRGPFVRSKEIDLTKRAFMDLADNKRSGMMRVKIEIVEN; encoded by the coding sequence ATGAAAAAAGGTTTGATACTATTGTGTATTGTTTTTGTGGCGGGTTTGGTTTGGAGTCAAACACCAATACAGAGTAAACAAAAGCAATCTATAGCAAAAGATACAGTTAAAAAAAATAAAACTTCGCTTACAGACATTGTATTGGCAGCGGATACTATCCCATCAAAACCACTTCAGTTAAAAGCTTTTAAAAAGTCAGTTATTGCGTCTTATTATGCTGATAAATTTAATGGAAGACGCACTACTAGCGGAAAAAAATTCAGCAATAACGGCTATACTGCAGCGCATAAAAAATTAGCATTTGGAACCAAAGTTAAAGTAACTAACGAGGCTAACGGTAAATCAGTTATTGTCGAAATTACAGATAGAGGTCCTTTTGTTCGGTCGAAAGAGATTGACTTAACCAAACGCGCTTTTATGGATTTAGCTGATAATAAAAGAAGCGGAATGATGCGCGTTAAAATTGAAATTGTAGAAAACTAA
- the rnhA gene encoding ribonuclease HI → MSHQVHIYTDGAAKGNPGPGGYGVVMEWVGQPYRKEFFEGFRHTTNNRMELLAVIVGLEKLKNPNTKVLVVSDSKYVVDSVEKKWVFGWEKKGFVGKKNPDLWKRFLLIYKKHQVDFKWIKGHNNHPQNERCDELAVMASTQQQLSVDEFYEKEDEKLL, encoded by the coding sequence ATGTCCCACCAAGTCCATATTTATACTGACGGCGCTGCTAAAGGCAATCCCGGCCCAGGGGGTTATGGCGTGGTGATGGAATGGGTGGGCCAACCGTACAGAAAAGAATTCTTTGAAGGTTTCCGTCATACGACAAATAACAGAATGGAATTGTTAGCCGTTATTGTAGGATTGGAGAAACTTAAAAATCCCAATACGAAAGTACTCGTGGTTTCGGATTCTAAATATGTAGTCGATTCGGTTGAGAAAAAATGGGTTTTTGGCTGGGAGAAAAAAGGATTCGTAGGTAAAAAAAACCCTGACTTATGGAAACGATTTTTATTGATTTATAAAAAACATCAAGTCGATTTTAAATGGATCAAAGGGCATAATAACCATCCTCAAAACGAGCGATGCGATGAATTAGCAGTAATGGCGTCAACTCAACAACAACTTTCGGTGGATGAATTTTACGAAAAAGAAGACGAAAAGTTGTTGTAA
- a CDS encoding acyl carrier protein, whose translation MSDIASRVKAIIVDKLGVDENEVVTEASFTNDLGADSLDTVELIMEFEKEFDIQIPDDQAENIATVGQAISYIEEAKK comes from the coding sequence ATGTCAGACATTGCATCAAGAGTAAAAGCGATTATCGTAGACAAATTAGGTGTTGACGAAAACGAAGTTGTAACAGAAGCAAGCTTCACTAACGATTTAGGAGCTGACTCCTTAGACACTGTAGAGCTTATCATGGAATTCGAAAAAGAATTTGATATTCAAATTCCAGACGATCAAGCAGAAAACATTGCTACAGTAGGTCAAGCAATCTCTTACATCGAGGAAGCTAAAAAATAA
- a CDS encoding phosphoribosylglycinamide formyltransferase, whose product MIKIVIFASGSGTNAENIIRYFQATKSASVEAVFTNKADAQVIQRAEKYQVPSLFFTKNDLETGKVLQEINAIQPDLIVLAGFLLKFPESIVAEYPNKIINIHPALLPKYGGKGMYGMHVHRAVVENKESKTGITIHYVNENYDEGNIIFQKEVTVLISDTPEVVAAKIHELEQDHFPAVIEKLIIKG is encoded by the coding sequence ATGATTAAAATTGTAATTTTTGCTTCTGGTTCGGGTACAAATGCGGAAAACATCATCCGTTATTTTCAAGCAACCAAATCTGCTTCAGTGGAAGCGGTATTTACTAATAAAGCGGATGCTCAAGTAATACAACGCGCCGAAAAATACCAAGTTCCTTCTCTGTTTTTTACCAAAAACGATTTAGAAACAGGAAAAGTACTACAAGAAATTAATGCTATTCAACCTGATTTAATTGTCTTAGCTGGATTTTTATTAAAATTTCCAGAATCCATTGTAGCAGAGTATCCCAACAAAATAATTAATATTCATCCAGCATTATTACCTAAATACGGAGGAAAAGGCATGTACGGCATGCACGTACACCGCGCTGTAGTAGAAAATAAAGAATCCAAAACAGGAATCACCATTCATTATGTGAATGAAAATTACGACGAAGGAAACATTATTTTTCAAAAAGAGGTCACTGTTTTAATTAGCGATACTCCAGAAGTAGTGGCGGCTAAAATTCACGAATTGGAACAAGACCATTTTCCGGCAGTTATTGAAAAATTGATAATTAAAGGATAG
- a CDS encoding PfkB family carbohydrate kinase — MNKLLIVGTVAFDAIETPFGKTDKILGGAGTYIGLSASFFNLQSAIVSVVGDDFPQEYLDLLTARNIDISGLEIVKGGKTFFWSGLYHNDLNSRDTLATELNVLADFQPKVPQNFKDADVVMLGNLHPLVQSSVLDQMEVKPKLVVLDTMNFWMDCALPELLEVMKRIDVITINDEEARQLSGEYSLVKAAAKIHTMGPKYVVIKKGEHGALLFHNEEVFFAPALPLEEVFDPTGAGDTFAGGFTGFITQSENVSFDNMKNAVIYGSNLASFCVEKFGTERMLALDKKEVVSRLQQFKSLTQFDIEL; from the coding sequence ATGAACAAATTATTGATTGTTGGAACGGTGGCTTTCGACGCGATTGAAACTCCGTTTGGTAAAACAGATAAAATTTTAGGTGGAGCAGGAACTTATATTGGGCTTTCAGCTTCTTTTTTCAATTTACAATCGGCTATTGTTTCTGTAGTTGGAGACGATTTCCCACAAGAATATTTGGATTTATTGACGGCTCGAAATATTGACATTTCAGGTCTTGAAATCGTTAAAGGCGGTAAAACGTTTTTTTGGAGTGGTTTGTACCACAACGATTTGAACTCCAGAGATACATTGGCTACCGAACTCAATGTGTTGGCCGATTTCCAACCTAAAGTTCCTCAAAATTTCAAAGATGCCGATGTAGTAATGCTAGGCAATTTACATCCTTTGGTACAAAGCAGTGTTTTGGATCAAATGGAAGTAAAACCAAAATTAGTCGTTTTAGACACCATGAACTTTTGGATGGACTGCGCATTGCCTGAATTATTAGAGGTAATGAAACGTATCGATGTAATTACAATTAATGATGAAGAAGCGAGACAATTGTCAGGCGAATATTCATTAGTAAAAGCAGCGGCTAAAATCCATACCATGGGCCCTAAATATGTGGTCATCAAAAAAGGAGAACACGGCGCCTTATTATTTCACAACGAAGAAGTGTTTTTTGCACCAGCATTACCTTTAGAAGAAGTATTTGATCCAACAGGAGCGGGAGATACTTTTGCAGGTGGATTCACAGGATTTATTACGCAAAGCGAAAACGTATCGTTTGACAATATGAAAAATGCCGTAATCTACGGATCTAATTTAGCTTCGTTCTGTGTGGAGAAATTTGGAACAGAAAGAATGCTTGCCTTGGACAAAAAAGAAGTAGTGTCTAGATTGCAACAATTCAAATCATTGACACAATTTGATATCGAATTATAA
- the dinB gene encoding DNA polymerase IV has translation MLEINSNRKIIHIDMDAFYASVEQMDNPELRGKPIAVGGSENRGVVAAASYEARKFGVRSAISGVMAKKNCPDLIFVRPRFDRYKEISKKIHAIFHDYTDLVEPLSLDEAYLDVTQNKKGNPSATLLAKEIRTRILNEVGLTASAGISVNKFVAKIASDYNKPNGQKTVNPDEVLPFLEELPIRKFYGVGKVTTEKMYQLGIFTGLELKSKSLEFLSTHFGKSGAFYYHVVRGIHNSEVKPDRITKSVAAEHTFDTNLSSEIFMLEQLEKIATSLERRLKKQNIAGKTVTLKIKYSDFSQQTRSKTVPYFIADKGLILENVKELLYQERMKDSVRLLGISLSNLNTEQKKTVVVQLQFAF, from the coding sequence ATGCTCGAAATTAATTCCAATAGAAAAATCATTCACATCGACATGGATGCGTTTTATGCTTCTGTGGAACAAATGGACAATCCTGAATTACGAGGTAAACCAATTGCTGTAGGCGGTTCGGAAAACAGAGGAGTTGTTGCAGCAGCCAGTTATGAAGCTAGAAAATTTGGGGTACGAAGTGCAATTAGTGGCGTAATGGCCAAAAAAAATTGTCCAGATCTTATTTTTGTTCGACCTCGTTTTGATCGTTACAAAGAAATCTCAAAAAAGATTCATGCCATTTTTCATGATTATACTGATTTGGTTGAGCCACTTTCACTTGACGAAGCCTATTTAGATGTGACCCAAAATAAAAAAGGAAATCCAAGTGCGACGCTATTGGCAAAAGAAATAAGAACCCGGATTTTGAATGAAGTGGGTTTGACAGCTTCGGCAGGAATTTCAGTCAACAAATTTGTAGCCAAAATAGCCAGTGATTATAACAAACCCAACGGTCAAAAAACGGTTAATCCAGATGAGGTGCTTCCCTTTTTAGAAGAATTACCAATTCGAAAATTCTATGGGGTCGGCAAAGTGACTACTGAAAAGATGTACCAATTGGGAATATTTACCGGATTGGAATTAAAAAGTAAATCATTGGAATTTTTATCAACCCACTTTGGAAAATCAGGTGCCTTTTATTACCATGTTGTACGTGGCATTCACAATAGCGAAGTCAAACCCGATCGTATTACAAAATCAGTAGCAGCGGAGCATACTTTTGACACCAATTTATCTTCTGAAATTTTCATGTTGGAACAACTTGAAAAAATCGCAACTAGTTTAGAACGAAGGTTGAAAAAACAAAATATTGCCGGTAAAACAGTAACCTTAAAAATTAAATACAGCGATTTTTCGCAGCAAACGCGAAGTAAAACGGTTCCTTATTTTATTGCGGATAAAGGCTTGATTCTTGAAAATGTAAAAGAGCTATTGTATCAAGAGCGAATGAAAGATTCCGTTCGGTTACTTGGAATTTCATTGAGTAATTTAAATACCGAACAAAAGAAAACTGTGGTAGTACAATTGCAGTTTGCTTTTTAA
- the pyk gene encoding pyruvate kinase — MLKTNKKTKIVATLGPACSTREIIKDMIEAGVNVFRINFSHADYNDVKERISAIRSINEEYGYTTGILADLQGPKLRVGVMEEGVVVNDGDLITFTTAEDIIGTKERVFMKYQNFPNDVNPGERILLDDGKLIFEIVSTDKKTEVVAKVIQGGELKSKKGVNLPNTKISLPALTEKDIADAIFAIGQQVDWIALSFVKTPRDLQDLQELIAEHSEFKIPIIAKIEMPEALENMDKIVAYCDALMVARGDLGVELPAHEVPLVQKELIVRAKTARIPVIVATQMMETMITSLTPTRAEVNDVANSVMDGADAVMLSGETAAGNYPVQVIQKMTQIIEAVEDSPLIKVPQNTPQVRTNRFITKTICQHAAQMANVIKAKAICTLTNSGYTAFQISSWRPSAHILVFTSNKRILTQLNLLWGVKSFYYAKSVSTDDTVTDVNEIARQKGFVEKGDFLINLAAMPITDKGMVNTLRVSEIE; from the coding sequence ATGCTTAAAACAAACAAAAAAACAAAAATTGTAGCCACACTTGGACCTGCATGTAGTACAAGAGAAATCATCAAAGACATGATTGAGGCAGGAGTTAATGTGTTTAGAATAAATTTTTCGCATGCTGATTATAATGATGTTAAAGAACGCATTAGCGCTATCCGAAGCATCAATGAAGAATACGGTTACACAACAGGTATTTTAGCTGATTTACAAGGTCCAAAACTTCGTGTTGGAGTTATGGAAGAAGGTGTAGTGGTGAACGATGGTGATTTAATTACATTCACTACTGCTGAAGATATCATCGGAACCAAAGAAAGAGTTTTCATGAAGTACCAAAACTTTCCAAACGATGTGAATCCAGGAGAAAGAATTTTGTTAGATGATGGAAAATTAATTTTCGAAATTGTTTCAACTGACAAGAAAACCGAAGTGGTTGCTAAAGTGATTCAAGGTGGTGAATTGAAGTCTAAAAAAGGAGTTAACCTTCCAAATACTAAAATTTCACTTCCTGCTTTAACTGAAAAAGATATTGCAGATGCCATTTTTGCTATTGGTCAACAAGTTGATTGGATTGCCCTTTCATTCGTGAAAACACCAAGAGATTTACAAGACCTTCAAGAATTAATTGCTGAGCATTCTGAATTTAAAATTCCAATTATTGCCAAAATCGAAATGCCAGAAGCATTAGAGAATATGGACAAAATTGTAGCTTATTGTGATGCTTTAATGGTAGCTCGTGGTGATTTAGGAGTAGAACTTCCAGCTCATGAAGTACCGTTGGTACAAAAAGAATTAATTGTTAGAGCTAAAACAGCTCGTATTCCAGTAATTGTGGCAACGCAAATGATGGAAACGATGATTACAAGTTTAACTCCAACACGTGCTGAGGTTAATGACGTAGCCAACTCGGTTATGGACGGTGCCGATGCGGTAATGCTTTCTGGAGAAACTGCAGCAGGTAATTATCCTGTTCAAGTTATCCAAAAAATGACTCAAATCATTGAAGCAGTAGAAGATTCTCCGCTAATCAAAGTACCTCAAAATACCCCACAAGTTAGAACGAATCGTTTTATTACTAAAACAATCTGTCAACATGCAGCACAAATGGCTAACGTAATCAAAGCAAAAGCAATTTGTACCTTAACAAATAGTGGCTATACGGCATTCCAAATTTCATCTTGGAGACCATCAGCTCATATTTTAGTGTTTACATCCAATAAAAGAATCTTAACACAATTGAACCTATTATGGGGAGTTAAATCTTTTTACTATGCTAAATCAGTAAGTACAGATGACACAGTAACTGATGTGAATGAAATTGCAAGACAAAAAGGATTTGTTGAAAAAGGAGATTTCTTAATCAACTTAGCAGCAATGCCAATAACTGATAAAGGAATGGTAAATACTTTACGCGTTTCTGAAATAGAATAA
- the rnc gene encoding ribonuclease III gives MRIIKKIFSKSRSLEDGIFFGAIEKILGFAPKNIDIYKKAFTHRSSNILDEVGNPLNYERLEFLGDAMLSAVIAGHLFNKAPTGDEGYLTKMRSKIVSREHLNELGKDLNLVQFVESKVPVQHFGDNIHGNIFESLVGAIYLDRGYEYCEKFIQKRVIIPYVDITRLEGKVISYKSLVIEWCQKEKRQFHYDIFEDNGIDGERLFGVKLSIDDKVIAKARATSKKKAEEKASQRAYFAFQEKIDKK, from the coding sequence ATGCGTATTATTAAAAAAATATTTTCAAAATCCCGTTCTCTTGAAGACGGGATTTTTTTTGGTGCTATCGAAAAAATTCTTGGTTTTGCCCCTAAAAATATTGATATTTATAAAAAAGCATTCACCCATCGCTCCTCCAACATTCTAGACGAAGTGGGTAATCCACTTAATTACGAACGATTAGAGTTTCTTGGTGATGCGATGCTAAGCGCGGTAATTGCAGGTCACCTCTTCAATAAAGCACCAACAGGTGACGAGGGATATTTAACCAAAATGCGTTCCAAAATTGTGAGTAGAGAACATTTGAACGAATTGGGCAAAGATTTAAATCTAGTTCAATTTGTTGAAAGTAAAGTACCTGTTCAGCACTTTGGCGATAACATTCACGGCAATATTTTTGAATCCTTAGTGGGTGCTATCTATTTGGACAGAGGATATGAGTATTGCGAAAAATTCATTCAAAAAAGAGTCATCATTCCTTATGTAGATATCACTCGATTAGAGGGCAAAGTTATTAGTTACAAAAGCTTAGTGATTGAATGGTGTCAAAAAGAAAAAAGACAATTTCACTATGACATTTTTGAAGATAATGGTATTGACGGCGAACGGCTTTTTGGTGTTAAACTAAGTATAGACGACAAAGTAATTGCCAAGGCCAGAGCTACTTCCAAAAAGAAAGCAGAAGAAAAAGCGTCACAAAGGGCCTATTTTGCATTTCAAGAAAAAATAGACAAAAAATAA
- a CDS encoding IPExxxVDY family protein → MAIHKLDLDEFDEIDYHLIAIHTTLEDYRLAYFINQHLPVNLSKSNEEILISIKQGETQFSRFYFDDEDNFISWNLIQNKNEVIGQNEIINQDLFSNSSQEVATKVFLLPELKKVDYFLKIESDDDLEIAGIVKKLKSIKSLSTVYVVETETIKSKNNLIF, encoded by the coding sequence ATGGCAATACATAAATTAGATCTTGACGAATTTGACGAAATAGATTATCATTTAATTGCTATACATACCACATTGGAAGATTATCGATTGGCGTATTTTATCAATCAGCATCTTCCGGTCAATTTGAGTAAAAGTAATGAAGAAATTCTGATTAGTATCAAACAAGGAGAAACTCAATTTTCAAGATTTTACTTTGATGATGAAGATAATTTTATCTCTTGGAATTTAATTCAAAACAAGAATGAAGTTATTGGGCAAAATGAGATAATAAACCAAGATTTATTTTCTAATAGTAGTCAGGAAGTGGCCACCAAAGTGTTTTTACTTCCCGAACTGAAGAAAGTGGATTATTTTTTAAAAATTGAAAGTGACGATGATCTTGAAATAGCAGGAATCGTAAAAAAACTAAAATCAATAAAAAGTCTTTCAACTGTTTATGTGGTAGAGACTGAAACTATAAAATCTAAAAACAATTTAATTTTTTAA
- a CDS encoding CYTH domain-containing protein has product MIEIERKFLVSSDAFKSCALRKNHIAQGYLNSNPERAVRVRIKGEKGFLTIKGKSNESGLSRYEWEKEISATEAQELLALCEKGVIEKTRYEIPLGHHLFEVDEFHGENEGLIIAEVELQSENEIFEKPIWLGKEVSHDERYYNSYLSQHPFTSW; this is encoded by the coding sequence ATGATTGAAATAGAAAGAAAGTTTTTAGTTAGTTCAGATGCATTTAAAAGCTGTGCTTTGCGCAAAAACCATATTGCTCAAGGCTATTTGAATTCAAATCCAGAACGTGCCGTACGGGTGCGTATTAAAGGTGAGAAAGGATTTTTGACTATTAAAGGGAAATCAAATGAAAGTGGACTATCTCGTTATGAATGGGAAAAAGAAATTTCAGCAACTGAAGCACAAGAATTGTTAGCGCTTTGCGAAAAAGGAGTGATAGAAAAAACCCGCTATGAAATACCTTTAGGGCACCATCTGTTTGAAGTGGACGAATTTCATGGAGAAAATGAAGGACTAATTATAGCTGAAGTAGAACTACAATCAGAAAACGAAATTTTTGAAAAACCAATTTGGTTAGGAAAGGAAGTTAGTCATGACGAACGCTATTACAACTCCTATTTAAGTCAACATCCTTTCACGAGTTGGTAA
- a CDS encoding Bax inhibitor-1/YccA family membrane protein, with translation MSTNSKNPFLNNRIFTSSKEEVHEATIIGHEQTMTIAGTMNKSLILFLLLTAAAMITWWMAANGQSPMVPMIGGAIMGLILVVIASFKPQLSGYLAPGYAIFEGLFIGGISAIFELKFPGIVTQAVGATLVTFAVCLGLYKFKIVQVTERFKSIVIAATLAIATYYLISWLVSLFTSFTPVHHGNSMMSIGISVFVIVIAAMNLFLDFDQIEDGANRKMPKYMEWYGAMGLMITLVWLYMEFLRLLSKLNSRD, from the coding sequence ATGAGTACAAATTCTAAAAACCCGTTCTTAAACAATAGAATCTTTACTTCATCCAAAGAAGAGGTTCATGAAGCAACCATAATTGGTCACGAACAAACAATGACTATTGCTGGTACGATGAATAAAAGTTTAATTTTGTTTTTACTATTAACTGCAGCAGCCATGATTACTTGGTGGATGGCAGCTAACGGACAAAGTCCAATGGTGCCAATGATTGGAGGTGCTATTATGGGCCTTATCTTAGTTGTAATCGCTAGCTTCAAACCACAACTATCCGGTTATTTAGCGCCTGGTTATGCCATTTTTGAAGGTTTATTTATTGGGGGTATTTCGGCCATTTTTGAATTAAAATTCCCAGGAATTGTTACTCAAGCTGTTGGGGCTACATTAGTAACTTTTGCCGTTTGTTTAGGCTTGTATAAATTCAAAATCGTTCAAGTAACCGAAAGATTTAAATCTATTGTAATTGCCGCAACTTTAGCTATTGCTACTTATTATTTGATTTCGTGGTTGGTTTCTTTGTTTACTAGTTTTACACCTGTACACCATGGAAATTCAATGATGAGTATTGGAATCAGTGTTTTTGTTATTGTAATTGCTGCAATGAATTTATTCTTGGACTTTGACCAAATTGAAGATGGTGCCAATAGAAAAATGCCAAAATACATGGAATGGTATGGCGCAATGGGATTGATGATTACCCTAGTTTGGTTGTATATGGAATTCTTGCGATTATTGTCAAAATTAAACAGCAGAGACTAA